The genome window GGTACAGCTTGTTCCTGCTATCAGCAGCGCCATACCGAGACCCACGTCAAGATCTCATATCTATCCTTCTCGTCAAAATGTGTCAACAGCGCATAGCGTAACCAAATTGGTCGTGCCTCGAacagctcgcgcagccgACCAAGGATGCGCTTGTCTAGCCGGTCTaggcgctcgcgcacgtTCTGCTCCGGTTCCGTAGGGACGGGATGCCCATGTCCAACGGCGGGGACGGACCATCCCTGAGTGCGCGAACGGTTCACGTAGCGCTTCTTCGTCTCCTgtgcgtcgtcgtcccacacttcctcctcgacggtgTTTGCGCTCATGCGATAACTGAAGTTGTGGGGTAACTGACGGGAACTCGCTAGCGGGGTCGGCTGTAACTCCATCAGTGAGCGGTACGAGATGGCGGGTGGTGTGCCGTCCGGGTTAGAGGGGTTCGGAGAGAAGTATTCCTCGTGCAAGACGGGAACCTTGTAGTCCAAGATGGAGTCGTCTGCGATCAGCAGCGTTTCAATGAGGAAGACGAACAGTCTAGGTCCACGAGAGCCTGGCACAAGGTCTGCACGCTCGAgtccgccgccggcgtATACTGATAATCGGCCATCGACCTGAACCGCACAGTCTGAGGGATGTTGCCAAGCACGTCGGCAGTAAACACGCCATGGTCCGGCTTGCCCTTGCGCCGCTTCTTGGTGATCTTGACGAGGACCTTTTGGCTTGCGACGCGATTCCCACGCACTGGGACAGCTGCGCGGTTCTCAGGCCGATagcgcagctcgagctggcgcaTATCACTCATCGGTGCGTTGAAGGTGTCATCAATGTCCTCCTGGTTGATCAGTCGCAGGATCTGGTCCGGGCGCTGCATCGGCCCGGGGTACTCG of Cutaneotrichosporon cavernicola HIS019 DNA, chromosome: 4 contains these proteins:
- the TFC1 gene encoding uncharacterized protein (RNA polymerase III transcription factor (TF)IIIC subunit), with the protein product MSDDEYVPPSHQSGDEAPGPSMGAARIRPLPRTTFRSVEYPGPMQRPDQILRLINQEDIDDTFNAPMSDMRQLELRYRPENRAAVPVRGNRVASQKVLVKITKKRRKGKPDHGVFTADVLGNIPQTVRFRSMADYQYTPAADSSVQTLCQALVDLDYDSILDYKVPVLHEEYFSPNPSNPDGTPPAISYRSLMELQPTPLASSRQLPHNFSYRMSANTVEEEVWDDDAQETKKRYVNRSRTQGWSVPAVGHGHPVPTEPEQNVRERLDRLDKRILGRLRELFEARPIWLRYALLTHFDEKDRYEILTNKLYLPAVAFTYGAGPYWKTLVRYGYDATTRPEAHKYQRVYVYLDVKRGRNNVLNNAADPEDDDESKRPSFWWEHEQDARVAQGLRPPLDPTKIHKFDGQILHRNKPDYQLIDITDPFIVKYIYDPTSMMDVCDHHTGWYRPVSFELIKALLRSRFADLRDTHEPPTEDSCNFILESYDRAIEESSAAGNGDKDAADAFMRRVVAHRRLPRDERG